A genomic region of Magnolia sinica isolate HGM2019 chromosome 6, MsV1, whole genome shotgun sequence contains the following coding sequences:
- the LOC131249039 gene encoding ras-related protein RABC1-like: MLVGNKVDKESGRDVMKKEGIDFAREYGCLFLECSAKTRINVQQCFEELVLKEPASEIQDKILFMINNISASNMDVKAKEFTDVLKEQYYPWFAEYMVISY; encoded by the exons ATGCTTGTTGGAAACAAAGTTGATAAG GAAAGTGGAAGGGATGTCATGAAGAAAGAGGGAATTGATTTTGCTCGGGAGTATGGATGTCTTTTCCTTGAATGTAGTGCAAAAACTCGAATTAATGTACAGCAGTGTTTTGAAGAGCTTGTTTTAAAG GAACCTGCATCAGAGATACAGGACAAGATTTTATTTATGATTAATAATATTTCAGCTTCAAATATGGATGTGAAAGCAAAAGAATTTACTGATGTCCTGAAAGAGCAGTACTATCCATGGTTTGCTGAGTATATGGTGATATCTTATTAA